A genomic region of Fodinisporobacter ferrooxydans contains the following coding sequences:
- a CDS encoding S1 domain-containing RNA-binding protein: protein MSIELGSKLEGKVTGITNFGAFVLLPSGVTGLVHISEIADTYVKNIHEHLKVNDPVTVKVINVDKDGKIGLSIRQALPQFENAATNREHHRPHREPRERSNRSSKSASKVTFDDKLSRFLKDSEERLQALKRSEAKRGGRGGRRG, encoded by the coding sequence ATGTCAATTGAATTAGGCAGCAAGTTGGAAGGTAAAGTAACGGGTATTACCAATTTTGGAGCATTTGTACTGTTGCCGAGTGGAGTTACCGGGTTGGTTCATATTTCTGAGATTGCAGATACGTATGTGAAGAATATTCATGAACATCTGAAAGTCAATGATCCGGTAACTGTAAAAGTAATTAATGTGGATAAAGATGGAAAAATTGGTTTGTCAATACGACAAGCACTGCCACAATTTGAAAATGCAGCAACCAACCGTGAACATCATCGTCCTCATCGTGAACCTCGTGAACGTTCAAATCGCTCATCGAAATCAGCTTCTAAGGTGACCTTCGATGACAAATTGTCTCGATTTTTAAAGGATAGTGAAGAACGTTTGCAGGCGTTGAAACGCAGCGAAGCAAAGCGTGGAGGACGGGGAGGTAGAAGAGGTTAA
- the cmpA gene encoding cortex morphogenetic protein CmpA encodes MPSWLRNQLARAFSEHDKRSVIMLNRVFYKYRAFTISQAKTTSTNQ; translated from the coding sequence ATGCCGAGTTGGCTACGTAATCAATTAGCGCGGGCATTTAGTGAACATGACAAGCGATCGGTTATTATGTTGAATCGGGTATTTTACAAATATAGAGCGTTTACAATCAGCCAAGCCAAAACAACAAGTACCAATCAGTGA
- a CDS encoding deoxycytidylate deaminase, whose product MERKSWDDYFLDIADQVSTRSTCPRLHVGCVIVKDKHIISTGYNGSIHGHDHCDAVGCLIDEHSGRCFRTIHAEANACLHANRDSLKGATAYVTHEPCENCSKILAQVGIERIVFRNAYPNKWNQYFLKGIEVVHLTKI is encoded by the coding sequence GTGGAAAGGAAATCCTGGGATGATTATTTTTTAGATATTGCAGATCAAGTTTCCACTCGTTCGACTTGCCCACGGTTACATGTCGGCTGTGTCATCGTCAAGGATAAACATATCATTTCAACAGGCTATAACGGATCGATTCACGGACATGATCACTGCGATGCGGTTGGATGTCTGATCGACGAACATTCCGGGCGATGTTTTCGCACGATACATGCCGAAGCAAATGCATGCCTGCATGCAAATCGGGATTCATTAAAAGGCGCTACAGCTTATGTGACTCATGAACCATGTGAGAATTGCTCTAAGATTCTTGCGCAAGTGGGAATTGAACGGATTGTTTTTCGAAACGCCTATCCAAACAAATGGAATCAGTATTTTTTGAAAGGGATTGAAGTGGTTCACTTAACCAAAATATAA
- the spoIIE gene encoding stage II sporulation protein E yields the protein MQEQWMEVKTKGKFKQWYEGEVEKWNEKKSNLQDQMVKYMGKYMFRILIMGFLLGRASILGDLTPFALSYYAVVLKLRKKHSWLLLMAIGAGAITAHSAFAVWPMLFATMFLYQILYTLLNRQKILELNVIPVVVFLVDAGVRIGYSSGFGDLSQYALIMSVVDGFLAMVLSYIFIQLLPILTFQRSVRQLRIEEIICLVILLASVLTGFQGLSFYQLSIENIFSRYLIMLFALIGGAGIGAGVGVVVGIILTMGNLGATTQIGLLAFSGVLAGLLRDTRKWGVGLGFTMGTAILTVYVANLHDVWMGVSETALAFAGILFTPKSFIEKVSRYVPGTHQFRLSQQDYARRVRDVMANRIGEVSNVFAELSRTFLQTSSTMLQPQDEQMNKTIQRAAQRGCTGCSKQNQCWDKEFYQTYRTMFDVITIMEEKGENVLRDSPSILRDKCIKTEQFIQHLYESMEESKRELLWQTHIQDSRNLVASQLAGVSRIMGDLAVEMQKENHISADHEEHIIAALEQLGMTVQSVDIICLDEGKVEIEVTQVGCEDARSQCEKMVAPLLSEIIGETITVSDRDTEFHDGFATFRLTSARAFQIVTGVASAAKDGRVLSGDSFTSLDVGNGKFAVAVSDGMGNGERAMQESSAAIRLLQQLLKAGFDEQLAIKTVNSTLLLRSPDEMFTTMDLALIDLFTAHTELLKIGSAPSFIKRGRKVRMVQGENIPIGILQEIDIQTVEEQLEQGDILILLSDGIYEAPKHVVDKEDWLRRRIEQLESDDPQEIADMLVELAARINQGKITDDMTVVAARVDVFKPEWSTIRLPGVGRIKRNSGGVPYSNRSFEEPVKA from the coding sequence ATGCAAGAACAATGGATGGAAGTAAAGACAAAAGGAAAATTTAAACAATGGTATGAGGGTGAAGTGGAGAAATGGAATGAGAAGAAAAGCAACTTGCAAGATCAGATGGTGAAATATATGGGGAAATACATGTTCCGCATCTTGATTATGGGATTTTTGTTAGGACGAGCTTCTATACTTGGAGATTTAACTCCGTTTGCTTTAAGTTATTATGCAGTGGTATTGAAACTTCGAAAAAAACACTCCTGGTTGCTGTTGATGGCGATCGGCGCTGGAGCCATTACCGCACATTCCGCATTTGCTGTGTGGCCGATGCTGTTTGCAACAATGTTCTTATACCAGATTCTATATACACTTCTAAATCGGCAAAAAATACTTGAATTGAATGTGATCCCGGTTGTAGTTTTTCTCGTCGATGCAGGTGTACGAATCGGGTATTCGTCCGGGTTCGGCGATCTCAGCCAATATGCGCTTATTATGAGTGTTGTCGATGGGTTCCTTGCCATGGTACTCTCATATATCTTTATTCAGCTGCTCCCGATTCTTACGTTTCAGCGAAGTGTGAGACAACTGCGAATTGAAGAAATTATTTGTTTGGTGATTTTATTAGCTTCTGTCTTAACCGGTTTTCAAGGTCTGTCATTCTATCAGCTATCTATTGAAAATATATTCAGCCGCTATCTAATTATGCTATTTGCTTTAATTGGCGGTGCGGGTATTGGCGCAGGTGTCGGAGTGGTTGTCGGAATTATCCTGACAATGGGCAACCTTGGGGCTACCACACAGATTGGATTACTTGCATTCTCTGGAGTGTTGGCTGGTTTATTGAGGGATACGAGAAAGTGGGGAGTCGGTTTAGGTTTTACAATGGGAACTGCTATTCTTACCGTCTACGTTGCAAATTTGCATGATGTATGGATGGGGGTAAGTGAAACAGCACTTGCCTTTGCAGGAATTTTATTTACTCCAAAATCATTTATTGAAAAAGTTTCTCGCTATGTTCCTGGGACGCATCAATTTCGATTGTCGCAACAGGATTATGCGCGGAGAGTTCGCGATGTAATGGCAAATCGGATTGGTGAAGTATCGAATGTATTTGCTGAATTATCAAGAACATTTTTGCAAACGTCCTCAACCATGTTGCAGCCGCAAGATGAACAAATGAACAAGACCATTCAAAGGGCTGCACAACGGGGGTGTACAGGCTGCTCCAAACAAAATCAGTGTTGGGATAAAGAGTTTTATCAGACATACCGCACGATGTTTGATGTCATAACAATCATGGAGGAAAAAGGAGAAAACGTATTGCGGGATTCTCCCTCCATCTTGCGTGACAAGTGTATAAAAACAGAACAATTTATACAGCACTTGTACGAATCGATGGAGGAATCCAAGCGGGAATTATTGTGGCAAACACATATACAAGATAGCCGCAATCTGGTAGCGAGCCAATTAGCAGGAGTTTCCCGCATCATGGGCGACTTGGCAGTTGAAATGCAAAAGGAAAATCACATATCTGCAGATCATGAAGAACATATCATAGCTGCGTTGGAACAATTGGGGATGACCGTGCAAAGTGTGGACATTATTTGTTTGGATGAAGGGAAAGTTGAAATCGAAGTGACGCAAGTAGGTTGCGAAGATGCCCGGTCCCAATGTGAAAAGATGGTAGCCCCGCTATTAAGTGAGATCATCGGAGAAACGATTACAGTTTCTGATCGGGATACGGAATTTCACGATGGATTTGCAACGTTTCGCCTGACTTCCGCTCGTGCCTTTCAAATTGTAACGGGTGTTGCCAGTGCGGCAAAGGATGGGCGTGTATTGTCTGGAGATTCGTTTACTTCATTAGATGTAGGGAATGGCAAATTTGCTGTTGCAGTCAGTGATGGCATGGGAAATGGCGAACGTGCCATGCAGGAATCAAGTGCAGCCATTCGATTATTGCAGCAATTATTAAAGGCCGGATTTGATGAGCAACTAGCAATAAAAACGGTGAATTCTACATTGCTGCTCCGTTCTCCTGATGAAATGTTTACGACGATGGATTTGGCGTTAATCGATTTGTTTACAGCACATACGGAATTGCTTAAGATTGGATCTGCGCCGAGTTTTATTAAACGGGGACGAAAAGTAAGGATGGTGCAAGGGGAAAACATACCCATCGGCATTTTGCAAGAAATTGATATTCAAACCGTTGAAGAGCAGTTGGAACAAGGAGACATTTTAATTTTGTTGTCAGATGGAATCTATGAAGCGCCCAAGCATGTGGTGGATAAGGAAGATTGGCTGCGCAGAAGAATCGAACAATTGGAAAGTGATGATCCACAGGAGATTGCAGATATGCTGGTTGAATTGGCGGCAAGAATCAATCAAGGAAAAATTACTGATGATATGACGGTTGTCGCTGCACGCGTGGATGTGTTTAAACCCGAATGGTCTACGATACGTTTGCCTGGAGTTGGGAGAATCAAACGAAATTCGGGAGGTGTGCCATATTCGAATCGTTCTTTCGAAGAACCTGTGAAAGCTTGA
- a CDS encoding vWA domain-containing protein, protein MWNKAKARQILLITDGCSNSGMDPVYVAQAAHEQGITVNVIGILDGGALGSKGEKEVENIAAAGGGMCRIVDSGQLKQTMQMMTRHTTQLTLQQVVNKELRSLIGQEQEELPPETRMKVARFVDNLTDEIDLQLVVVIDGSASMQTKMAQVQNAIRELDISLDVRNGEHDLALLLYPGSNGEDVQVMNRFGEKAQLTNLASRLTAQGCTPTGPALAVAVQMFDLGSQWNEQPDAEGKGHFSKYVL, encoded by the coding sequence ATGTGGAATAAGGCGAAAGCAAGGCAGATTCTATTAATCACAGATGGTTGTTCCAATAGCGGCATGGATCCGGTTTATGTTGCACAAGCAGCCCATGAACAGGGAATCACAGTGAATGTGATTGGAATTTTGGACGGTGGCGCCTTAGGGAGCAAAGGCGAAAAGGAGGTGGAAAATATAGCGGCGGCAGGCGGCGGCATGTGTCGGATCGTCGATTCCGGCCAGTTAAAACAGACCATGCAAATGATGACACGGCATACCACACAATTAACATTGCAGCAAGTCGTCAACAAGGAATTGCGATCGCTGATCGGACAAGAACAAGAAGAGTTGCCGCCGGAAACCCGGATGAAGGTGGCCAGATTTGTCGATAATTTGACAGATGAAATCGATTTGCAATTGGTTGTCGTCATTGATGGAAGTGCAAGTATGCAGACAAAAATGGCACAAGTTCAAAATGCAATCCGCGAATTGGATATAAGTTTAGATGTTCGTAATGGTGAACATGACTTGGCATTGCTTTTGTATCCTGGATCAAATGGAGAAGATGTGCAAGTCATGAATCGTTTTGGAGAAAAAGCCCAATTAACGAATCTCGCAAGCCGTTTAACCGCCCAGGGGTGTACGCCTACCGGACCAGCGCTTGCTGTGGCCGTTCAAATGTTTGATCTTGGTTCGCAGTGGAACGAGCAACCGGATGCAGAAGGCAAGGGGCATTTTTCAAAATATGTACTCTGA
- a CDS encoding serine/threonine protein kinase translates to MYSDQALLDIPIGTVLTGKWYRGRYKILRKLGNGANGQVYLAESTGRTYALKLSENAGELALEYQILKDIRGKTVSNTVGPAVFELDDWENSSHTRFFFVMEYVEGCSLAQFVAKKGHKWVAVMISQVLKNVHILHTLGYVFGDLKLDNCLVVEQTATVRMIDFGGVTPFGKGIRQYTEWVDRAWWEQGTRRADQWYDAFAVAMMIVRLLMPEISKKLEADSRNYTGEQLWNSLQEQMKEQCRSKTEIRVWLPILKKAWAGGYTSLLLMREDVLDLMQMQLHVSAMPAADTGFKKTKKRDWTDYWLWVMVAGSLSMFLFFYFYSF, encoded by the coding sequence ATGTACTCTGATCAAGCGCTTTTGGATATTCCAATAGGAACGGTACTCACTGGAAAATGGTACAGAGGGCGTTACAAAATACTCCGCAAATTGGGAAATGGCGCCAATGGGCAGGTATATCTCGCAGAATCGACAGGGCGCACATACGCATTAAAACTATCGGAGAATGCCGGCGAGTTGGCATTGGAATATCAAATCTTAAAGGACATCCGGGGGAAGACAGTATCCAATACAGTCGGGCCTGCTGTTTTTGAATTGGATGATTGGGAAAACAGCAGCCATACCCGTTTTTTTTTCGTAATGGAATATGTGGAAGGGTGTTCCCTGGCTCAATTTGTTGCAAAAAAGGGTCACAAGTGGGTGGCCGTTATGATCAGCCAAGTTTTAAAAAATGTTCATATTTTGCATACGCTAGGGTATGTATTTGGAGATTTAAAATTAGACAATTGCCTTGTTGTGGAACAGACGGCTACTGTGCGAATGATTGATTTTGGCGGTGTAACACCTTTTGGAAAAGGCATTCGACAATATACGGAATGGGTTGACAGAGCCTGGTGGGAGCAGGGGACACGGAGAGCAGATCAATGGTATGACGCATTTGCGGTTGCTATGATGATCGTCCGCTTGCTTATGCCTGAAATCTCCAAAAAGTTAGAAGCAGATAGCCGTAACTATACGGGCGAACAGCTCTGGAATTCCTTGCAGGAGCAAATGAAGGAGCAATGTCGTAGCAAAACGGAAATTCGGGTATGGTTGCCAATATTAAAAAAGGCATGGGCAGGCGGCTACACTTCCTTGCTTTTGATGAGAGAGGATGTATTGGACTTAATGCAAATGCAGTTGCATGTATCGGCAATGCCGGCCGCAGATACAGGTTTTAAAAAAACAAAAAAGAGGGACTGGACAGATTATTGGCTTTGGGTCATGGTGGCAGGTTCACTATCGATGTTTTTGTTTTTTTACTTTTATAGTTTCTAA
- a CDS encoding threonine/serine exporter family protein — protein MQSTEPSIEAILQLCLEASRVMVYCGAETSRVEEIIYRLATASHVEQVESFVTPTGIFIMVKKFGKTLTQLARVTSDASIDLNKVTKVNDISRKYCRGEYSADEAIEQIRCIVKERPPYPGWLRQICAGVSGGAFALLFHGSWKDILPGFLSALLANMLAEIPDYRIPRFLNVFVGALGGSLLGLAFLRLGFGEHTETIIIGAIIPLLPGLSITNAIRDLMAGDLLAGVARCGEAVLTTLSIAVAVGIGLSMFGVPT, from the coding sequence TTGCAATCGACAGAACCAAGTATTGAGGCAATTCTTCAATTGTGTCTGGAAGCCAGTCGGGTGATGGTGTATTGTGGGGCGGAAACCTCAAGAGTGGAAGAAATCATTTATCGACTGGCTACCGCTAGCCATGTAGAACAAGTAGAGAGCTTTGTTACACCGACTGGCATCTTTATCATGGTTAAAAAGTTTGGAAAAACATTGACGCAATTAGCGAGAGTGACGAGTGACGCTTCGATTGACTTGAATAAAGTGACAAAAGTAAATGACATTTCAAGGAAATACTGTCGTGGAGAGTATTCCGCGGATGAAGCAATTGAGCAGATTCGTTGCATTGTTAAGGAGCGCCCCCCTTATCCCGGATGGTTGCGGCAAATTTGCGCAGGTGTATCCGGAGGTGCATTTGCTTTATTGTTTCATGGGAGTTGGAAGGATATTTTGCCTGGATTTTTGAGTGCATTGTTGGCAAATATGCTTGCGGAAATACCGGATTACCGAATTCCGCGGTTTTTAAATGTATTCGTCGGAGCACTTGGCGGGTCGTTATTGGGACTTGCTTTTCTGAGACTTGGTTTCGGTGAACATACGGAGACGATTATCATCGGGGCGATTATTCCTTTATTGCCGGGATTGTCTATAACAAATGCAATCCGCGATTTGATGGCGGGGGATTTACTTGCTGGCGTTGCCCGTTGTGGTGAAGCAGTGCTTACCACCTTGTCTATTGCTGTGGCGGTAGGAATCGGATTGTCTATGTTTGGAGTGCCTACATAA
- a CDS encoding threonine/serine exporter family protein, giving the protein MHIFFMMILSFVATVSFAVLFFVPPKALMPVGLVGVIGWLILVLSLNHNISNVAGSFMAALVIAFLSELLARQFKMPVIVFTVAGIVPLVPGSSAFSTMIDFVNGRYMNGLAKGAETLLIAGAIATGLVISGAFMRFGWRRQHVPTKTPPNNSK; this is encoded by the coding sequence ATGCATATATTCTTTATGATGATTTTGAGTTTTGTGGCCACTGTTTCGTTTGCCGTGTTGTTTTTTGTTCCCCCAAAAGCATTAATGCCAGTTGGACTGGTTGGTGTGATTGGGTGGCTGATTTTGGTGCTTTCTCTGAATCACAACATTTCCAATGTTGCAGGAAGTTTTATGGCAGCATTAGTGATTGCGTTTTTGAGCGAATTGCTCGCACGTCAATTCAAGATGCCGGTAATCGTATTTACAGTTGCCGGAATTGTGCCGTTGGTGCCTGGATCCTCTGCCTTTTCTACGATGATTGATTTTGTGAATGGCCGTTATATGAATGGGTTGGCAAAAGGTGCGGAAACGTTGTTAATTGCCGGAGCAATCGCAACAGGTCTTGTAATATCAGGTGCATTTATGCGCTTTGGATGGAGGAGGCAGCATGTTCCTACAAAAACTCCGCCAAACAATTCAAAATGA
- the tilS gene encoding tRNA lysidine(34) synthetase TilS: MFLQKLRQTIQNELKIETGAHILVGVSGGVDSVCLLVGLHSLAEEFSWQLTVCHVEHGLRGEESKEDADFVEQLAKRLNLPFVLGEFDVAAFAKKQGLSTQIAARIVRYDFFEKVMREKGADYLAVAHHADDQAETILMRILRGTSTSGMAGMHLKRKWRDFLIIRPLLWMWRHEIEEYCQMRQLSYRTDSSNVSTKYLRNKIRLELIPYIEHAYNPNIKERLLRLGKIVQNEDEYLERHARQWMQQHCQVEPSRILFSRTSFQKLDFALQPRAIKLILYYLSGHTTSWESIHIDTIYQRILDGQNVYDSVVAHGIYLRCEYDSVHFHTYVEPSARTPITIELNQTKSQTVPFGSFIVYSDIIKDSPQRSYKDLMGKWETVIPIDDAINHSKIRIRTRIAGDSMQPFGFDGTTKVKKLMIDRKIPASMRDQWPILEIDHTIVWIPGIRRSRHYLIHSDTKDLMHIRVSFAGSTVQLEGC; this comes from the coding sequence ATGTTCCTACAAAAACTCCGCCAAACAATTCAAAATGAATTGAAAATTGAAACGGGCGCCCATATTCTGGTGGGTGTCTCAGGAGGAGTCGACTCGGTGTGTTTGCTCGTCGGGCTACATTCGTTAGCAGAGGAATTTTCCTGGCAATTGACGGTTTGCCATGTGGAACACGGGCTGCGCGGCGAAGAGTCGAAAGAAGACGCAGATTTTGTTGAACAGCTTGCAAAACGGTTGAACCTGCCTTTTGTTTTAGGCGAATTTGATGTGGCTGCATTTGCAAAAAAACAAGGGCTGTCTACACAAATTGCGGCCAGAATCGTACGTTATGATTTTTTTGAAAAGGTCATGCGCGAAAAAGGCGCCGACTATCTTGCGGTCGCACATCATGCGGATGATCAAGCCGAGACCATTTTGATGCGTATTCTTCGGGGTACGTCCACGAGTGGAATGGCTGGCATGCATCTCAAACGGAAATGGCGGGATTTTCTTATTATTCGCCCGCTGCTTTGGATGTGGCGACATGAAATCGAGGAATATTGTCAAATGCGGCAATTAAGTTATCGAACGGATTCTTCAAATGTATCGACAAAGTACTTGCGCAATAAAATTCGGCTGGAACTCATTCCTTACATCGAACATGCATATAATCCTAACATTAAGGAACGATTGCTACGATTGGGCAAAATCGTCCAAAACGAAGATGAGTATTTGGAAAGACACGCACGACAATGGATGCAACAGCATTGCCAAGTCGAACCGAGTCGTATTTTATTTTCCCGGACTTCCTTTCAAAAGCTTGACTTTGCTTTACAACCTAGAGCAATTAAACTAATATTATATTATCTATCGGGACATACCACTTCGTGGGAATCTATACATATCGATACCATTTATCAGAGAATATTAGATGGACAAAACGTATACGATTCAGTAGTCGCACATGGTATTTATCTTCGATGTGAATATGATTCTGTTCATTTCCATACATATGTAGAACCATCTGCAAGAACACCGATCACAATAGAATTGAATCAAACAAAATCACAAACGGTTCCGTTTGGTTCGTTTATTGTATACTCAGACATCATAAAAGACTCACCACAGCGATCCTACAAGGATCTGATGGGTAAGTGGGAAACAGTTATTCCCATTGATGACGCGATCAACCATTCAAAGATCCGCATTCGAACCCGGATTGCCGGTGATAGCATGCAACCGTTTGGGTTTGACGGTACGACAAAAGTGAAAAAATTAATGATTGACAGGAAAATACCAGCATCGATGAGGGATCAATGGCCGATACTTGAGATCGATCATACAATTGTGTGGATACCGGGAATTCGTCGTTCCAGACATTATTTGATCCATTCGGATACAAAGGATCTGATGCACATACGTGTTTCCTTTGCTGGATCAACTGTACAATTGGAAGGATGCTAG
- the hpt gene encoding hypoxanthine phosphoribosyltransferase, with protein MQQDILEVLFTEEMIQDKVRELGAAISRDYTGKSPLFICILKGAVMFMADLAKRTDIPLEMDFMAISSYGDSTKSSGVVRILKDLDKEVEGRDLIIVEDIIDSGLTLSYLRNLLLQRNAKSIRIVTLFDKPEGRTVNISPNYFGFQVPNRFIVGYGLDYADKYRNLPYVGILRPEVYSH; from the coding sequence ATGCAGCAAGATATACTTGAGGTCTTATTTACAGAGGAAATGATTCAAGACAAAGTTCGAGAACTAGGTGCGGCGATCAGTCGTGACTACACCGGTAAGTCCCCTTTATTTATCTGTATTTTAAAAGGTGCCGTCATGTTTATGGCCGACTTGGCGAAACGCACCGATATTCCCCTGGAAATGGATTTTATGGCGATCTCAAGTTATGGAGATTCGACGAAGTCATCGGGTGTCGTACGAATACTAAAGGACTTGGATAAGGAAGTGGAAGGCCGTGATCTTATCATTGTTGAAGACATTATCGACAGTGGACTGACACTTTCCTATCTGCGCAACTTATTGCTTCAACGCAATGCCAAATCGATACGAATTGTGACATTATTTGATAAACCGGAAGGACGGACAGTTAATATAAGTCCGAATTATTTTGGTTTTCAAGTGCCAAACCGATTTATTGTTGGATATGGATTGGACTACGCGGATAAATATCGCAATCTTCCATACGTTGGGATTTTACGTCCAGAAGTATATAGTCACTGA
- the ftsH gene encoding ATP-dependent zinc metalloprotease FtsH, with amino-acid sequence MNKILRNTVFYLILFLVVIGIIQFFTSNQEQRQEIPVTQFYQQLHNGDVQSVSVTTEGITLQIQATLKNGNQVVTRGLMGDKFIQDLVTEANTTVKPPQKESVWLSFFTSIVPFIIMFVLFFFLLNQAQGGGSKVMNFGKSRAKLYTEEKKRVTFNDVAGNDEEKNELVEVVEFLKDPRKFSALGARIPKGVLLVGPPGTGKTLLARAVAGEAGVPFFSISGSDFVEMFVGVGASRVRDLFENAKKNAPCIIFIDEIDAVGRHRGAGLGGGHDEREQTLNQLLVEMDGFGTNEGIIIIAATNRPDILDPALLRPGRFDRQITVDRPDVKGREEILKIHARNKPLANDVHLDVIARLTPGFTGADLENLLNEAALLAARRNKRVVDMNEVEDAIDRVIAGPEKRSRRVSEVEKKIVAYHEAGHAIVGYFLQHADTVHKVTIIPRGMAGGYNIFLPKEDRFLMRKQELLDRVSGLLGGRVAEEIIFGDISTGASNDLERATQIVRGMVTDYGMSEKLGNMQFGHRQGQVFLGRDFTSEQNYSDAIAHEIDKEMRHFIDIAYERTREVLTKHRDKLELLAQTLLEKETLDAEQIKHLMETGQLPERSRGDVKVNIATSNTNDPTASKQSGAIEPQAPPIRKFERPLPPEPPENTNKNE; translated from the coding sequence ATGAATAAAATCCTGCGTAATACCGTTTTTTATCTGATTTTATTCTTGGTTGTCATTGGAATTATCCAATTCTTTACCAGCAACCAAGAGCAAAGGCAAGAAATACCGGTAACACAGTTTTATCAGCAGCTCCATAATGGGGATGTGCAGTCGGTAAGTGTTACTACAGAAGGAATTACGTTACAAATTCAAGCGACTCTGAAAAATGGTAATCAAGTTGTTACTAGAGGACTAATGGGTGATAAATTCATTCAGGATCTGGTAACAGAGGCGAATACAACGGTCAAACCTCCACAAAAGGAATCGGTTTGGTTATCATTTTTTACATCCATCGTACCGTTTATTATCATGTTTGTGCTGTTTTTCTTCTTGCTCAATCAAGCGCAGGGCGGCGGAAGCAAGGTCATGAACTTTGGCAAAAGCCGTGCGAAGCTGTATACAGAAGAGAAAAAACGCGTCACGTTTAATGATGTAGCCGGAAATGATGAAGAGAAAAACGAATTGGTGGAAGTTGTCGAGTTTCTCAAGGATCCGCGCAAATTCTCGGCATTGGGTGCAAGAATTCCGAAAGGTGTCTTGCTGGTAGGACCTCCTGGTACAGGTAAAACCCTTTTGGCCCGGGCGGTTGCAGGTGAAGCTGGCGTTCCGTTTTTCAGCATAAGCGGATCTGACTTTGTTGAAATGTTTGTCGGTGTAGGTGCATCCCGTGTTCGGGATTTGTTCGAAAATGCCAAGAAAAATGCACCCTGTATCATATTTATTGATGAGATTGATGCAGTCGGCCGTCATCGCGGCGCAGGGCTCGGCGGCGGACACGATGAGCGTGAACAAACATTGAACCAATTGCTTGTCGAGATGGATGGGTTCGGCACCAATGAAGGCATTATTATTATTGCAGCGACGAACAGGCCCGATATTTTGGATCCTGCGCTGTTGCGTCCCGGTCGATTTGATAGGCAGATTACGGTTGACCGTCCAGATGTAAAAGGTCGGGAAGAGATTTTGAAAATCCATGCTCGCAACAAACCATTGGCAAATGACGTGCATTTGGATGTAATTGCGCGATTGACACCCGGCTTTACGGGAGCCGATTTGGAGAACCTTTTGAATGAAGCGGCATTGCTGGCTGCTCGCAGAAACAAACGGGTTGTTGACATGAATGAAGTGGAAGATGCGATTGATCGCGTGATTGCAGGACCGGAAAAACGGAGTCGACGAGTCAGCGAAGTGGAGAAAAAGATTGTAGCCTATCATGAAGCGGGGCACGCGATTGTCGGATACTTTTTGCAACATGCGGATACCGTTCATAAAGTAACGATTATTCCGCGGGGAATGGCAGGCGGTTATAACATTTTCTTGCCGAAGGAAGATCGCTTTCTCATGCGCAAGCAGGAGTTGCTGGATCGGGTTTCCGGGTTGCTTGGCGGTCGTGTTGCGGAAGAAATTATCTTTGGCGATATCAGTACAGGCGCCAGCAATGACTTGGAACGGGCAACCCAGATCGTTCGCGGAATGGTTACAGATTATGGAATGAGCGAAAAATTGGGGAATATGCAGTTCGGACACCGTCAAGGGCAAGTGTTTTTAGGCAGGGATTTCACGTCGGAGCAAAATTATAGCGATGCGATTGCGCATGAAATCGACAAAGAAATGAGGCATTTTATCGATATTGCGTATGAACGTACACGTGAAGTTTTAACGAAGCATCGTGATAAGCTTGAGTTGCTTGCGCAAACATTATTAGAAAAAGAGACGCTGGATGCAGAGCAAATCAAACACTTGATGGAAACAGGGCAATTACCGGAACGGTCACGTGGAGACGTCAAAGTAAATATAGCGACTTCCAATACGAACGACCCGACAGCTTCAAAGCAATCTGGTGCAATAGAACCGCAAGCACCGCCGATTCGCAAGTTTGAGCGTCCGCTTCCGCCGGAGCCTCCTGAGAATACAAACAAAAATGAGTAA